Proteins encoded in a region of the Rubrobacter aplysinae genome:
- a CDS encoding ferritin family protein, which translates to MARKSVTKAHNKIQELSWDPTYVTKDPKYTTDYKLEKGSQKDPMKQVMQSYFPMQEEKDHRVYGAIDGAVRGNMWRQVQPRWMEWQKLFLSIIPFPEISAARAMPLLTEAVPNAEIHNGLAFQMIDEVRHSTIQMNLKREYMKNYIDPAGFDITEKAFSNNYAGTIGRQFGEGFITGDAITACNIYLQVVAETAFTNTLFVAMPSEAAANGDYLLPTVFLSVQSDESRHMNNGYGTLLMALEHEENKELLERDLIYSLWNQHCVVDAAIGTFIDYGTKDRRKDRESYAEMWRRWYYDDYYRSYLVPLEKYGLKIPHDVIEDSWDRIWNGFYHHYVAQFFATGWPVNYWRIDPMTNEDFEWFEHKYPGWYNKFGQWWEHYSALSEPNGHKPIAFEDTGYVYPHRCWSCMVPCLIREDTIFDYVDDQWKTYCSKWCHWQDTVAFRGEYNGRQTPSMGRQTGKREWETLYHGWDLADIQHDLGYVREDGKTLVPQPHVIFEDDKMWTTEKTRGIEFQSPNILLNQMSDEEREKHIAEYKSGFTIHSLS; encoded by the coding sequence GTGGCGCGCAAGAGCGTTACGAAGGCACACAACAAGATCCAGGAGCTCTCCTGGGACCCGACGTACGTCACCAAGGACCCGAAGTACACGACGGACTACAAGCTTGAGAAGGGTTCGCAGAAGGACCCGATGAAGCAGGTCATGCAGTCCTACTTCCCCATGCAGGAGGAGAAGGACCATCGGGTTTACGGCGCTATAGACGGGGCGGTGCGCGGCAACATGTGGCGTCAGGTCCAGCCGCGCTGGATGGAGTGGCAAAAGCTATTCCTTTCCATCATCCCGTTCCCGGAGATCTCCGCCGCACGGGCGATGCCGCTCCTTACCGAAGCGGTTCCGAACGCCGAGATCCACAACGGGCTCGCGTTCCAGATGATCGACGAGGTACGCCACTCGACGATCCAGATGAACCTCAAGCGCGAGTACATGAAGAACTACATCGACCCCGCCGGGTTCGACATCACCGAGAAGGCGTTCTCCAATAACTACGCGGGCACCATCGGCCGTCAGTTCGGCGAGGGTTTCATAACCGGCGACGCCATCACCGCCTGCAACATCTACCTGCAGGTCGTGGCGGAGACGGCGTTCACCAACACCCTGTTCGTGGCGATGCCCTCCGAGGCCGCCGCAAACGGCGACTATCTCTTGCCGACCGTGTTCCTCTCGGTGCAGTCAGACGAGTCGCGGCACATGAACAACGGCTACGGCACGCTACTCATGGCGCTGGAGCACGAGGAGAACAAGGAACTGCTCGAGCGGGACCTGATCTACTCCTTGTGGAATCAGCACTGCGTCGTGGACGCGGCCATCGGCACGTTCATCGACTACGGCACCAAGGATCGCCGCAAGGATCGCGAGTCCTACGCCGAGATGTGGCGCCGCTGGTACTACGACGACTACTATCGCAGCTACCTGGTGCCGCTCGAGAAGTACGGCCTCAAGATTCCGCACGACGTCATCGAGGACTCGTGGGACAGGATCTGGAACGGCTTCTACCACCACTACGTCGCGCAGTTCTTCGCAACGGGCTGGCCGGTAAACTACTGGCGCATCGACCCGATGACCAACGAAGACTTCGAGTGGTTCGAGCACAAGTATCCGGGCTGGTACAACAAATTCGGCCAGTGGTGGGAGCACTACAGCGCCCTCTCGGAGCCTAACGGCCACAAACCGATCGCGTTCGAGGATACCGGCTACGTCTACCCGCACCGCTGCTGGAGCTGCATGGTGCCGTGCCTCATCAGGGAAGACACCATCTTCGATTACGTGGACGATCAGTGGAAGACCTACTGCTCCAAGTGGTGCCACTGGCAGGACACGGTCGCGTTCCGCGGCGAGTACAACGGCCGCCAGACCCCCTCGATGGGCCGCCAGACCGGCAAGCGCGAGTGGGAGACGCTGTATCATGGCTGGGACCTCGCCGACATCCAGCATGACCTCGGCTACGTCCGCGAGGACGGCAAGACCCTCGTACCGCAGCCGCACGTCATCTTCGAGGACGACAAGATGTGGACCACGGAGAAGACTCGGGGCATCGAGTTCCAGAGCCCGAACATCCTCCTCAACCAGATGTCCGACGAAGAGCGAGAGAAGCACATAGCTGAGTACAAGTCAGGCTTCACGATACACTCCCTTAGCTAG
- a CDS encoding IclR family transcriptional regulator has product METDGGERSISGSSYKRQDEKFKSVRRVFRIMDLVSERGEDLTAKQLAREIGTNLSSCYYLLGLLVDEGYIERVSQGGGYRIGPALPSLHQGKPRSDFDARIEPAVKELAHRTQRHAYAAVLWDGEVVVTQVKSPPRSPPVGVVKGFHGASHALALGKVLLASQGAEFVDGYIDDYGLEAFTPRTIVRPAELHAQLNKVRMVGVGADFEEFARNLCCVAAPIYSASGKVEGAIGLSTTTRRIRDEGQRMTSTVQRAAAEASTLLSDEPDIKDGKNRKSG; this is encoded by the coding sequence TTGGAGACTGATGGCGGTGAGCGTTCCATTAGCGGCTCGTCCTACAAGAGGCAGGACGAAAAGTTCAAGAGCGTGCGCAGGGTCTTTAGGATCATGGACCTCGTTAGCGAACGGGGTGAGGATCTCACGGCCAAGCAGCTTGCCAGGGAGATCGGCACCAACCTTTCGAGCTGCTACTACCTGCTCGGCCTACTGGTCGACGAGGGATACATCGAGCGGGTTTCGCAAGGCGGAGGGTACAGGATTGGCCCCGCTTTACCATCGCTGCACCAGGGCAAGCCTAGGAGCGACTTTGACGCCAGGATAGAGCCCGCGGTCAAGGAGCTAGCCCACCGCACCCAGAGGCACGCGTACGCGGCGGTGCTCTGGGACGGAGAGGTGGTGGTGACCCAGGTAAAGTCCCCGCCGAGGAGTCCGCCTGTGGGGGTAGTAAAGGGGTTCCACGGTGCCTCGCACGCCCTGGCTCTGGGCAAGGTGTTGCTCGCCAGCCAGGGAGCCGAGTTCGTGGACGGCTACATAGACGATTACGGTCTGGAAGCCTTCACACCACGCACCATAGTGCGGCCTGCGGAACTTCACGCCCAGCTAAACAAGGTGCGCATGGTCGGAGTGGGTGCGGATTTCGAGGAGTTCGCCCGTAACCTCTGCTGTGTGGCGGCCCCGATCTACAGCGCCAGTGGGAAGGTAGAGGGGGCAATAGGTCTCTCCACCACGACCCGGCGCATTCGGGACGAAGGTCAGCGCATGACTTCGACGGTGCAGCGGGCAGCCGCAGAGGCTTCGACGCTACTGAGCGATGAACCCGACATCAAGGATGGCAAGAACCGGAAGAGCGGTTAA
- a CDS encoding 2Fe-2S iron-sulfur cluster-binding protein, whose amino-acid sequence MPKLEVDGVGIFEVDEDQRLVLAIEEDAGVDIQHQCGAYAHCTTCRVEFLEGEPEDMTEAEFAALRMRDLVGEARLSCQILCDHDMKVRPLLTVSGSKASTAGGKPEEEITPEPVWMEAPE is encoded by the coding sequence ATGCCGAAGCTGGAGGTAGACGGGGTAGGGATCTTCGAGGTGGACGAGGATCAGCGGCTGGTGCTCGCCATCGAGGAGGATGCGGGGGTAGACATCCAGCACCAGTGCGGTGCCTACGCCCACTGCACGACCTGCCGCGTCGAGTTTCTCGAAGGCGAGCCGGAAGACATGACCGAGGCGGAGTTCGCGGCGCTCAGGATGCGGGATCTCGTCGGAGAGGCACGGCTGTCATGCCAGATACTCTGCGACCACGACATGAAGGTACGACCGCTGCTGACGGTCAGTGGTAGCAAGGCCAGCACCGCCGGCGGCAAGCCGGAGGAGGAGATCACACCCGAGCCCGTGTGGATGGAAGCACCGGAATAG
- a CDS encoding amidohydrolase family protein, whose translation MYRKDGESYFVVDEHVHFWDASPENQKNIHGKQFIDCFHGYQTALSPEEYIWSIEDFQKYSEETMMRNLFEEGYVDKAIFQPTYLTDFYVNGFNTTEQNAVLAEKHPEKFIVNGAFDPRDGERGIEDLERLVDRYNLQGIKLYTAEWKGESKGWSLKDEWAKRYLEKCHELGVKNIHVHKGPTIRPLNKDAFDVADVDEAASEFTELNFIVEHIGLPRLEDFCWIAVQEPNVYAGMAVAMPFMHSRPRYFAEIMGELLYWLDEDRILFASDYAIWHPKWLVEQFVDFQIPEDLQSEYGTLTPDIKRKILGLNAAALYDIEVPEEVRQPAAVASGSESSYPESPL comes from the coding sequence GTGTACAGAAAAGACGGCGAAAGCTACTTTGTCGTTGATGAACACGTACATTTCTGGGATGCGAGTCCGGAGAACCAGAAGAATATACATGGCAAGCAGTTCATCGACTGTTTCCACGGCTATCAGACCGCTCTAAGCCCGGAGGAGTACATCTGGTCTATAGAGGACTTCCAGAAGTACTCCGAAGAGACCATGATGCGTAACCTCTTTGAAGAGGGCTACGTGGATAAGGCCATCTTCCAACCCACCTACCTCACGGACTTCTACGTAAACGGCTTCAATACCACGGAGCAGAATGCGGTGCTCGCCGAGAAGCATCCGGAGAAGTTCATCGTCAACGGCGCTTTCGACCCACGCGACGGAGAGAGAGGAATCGAGGACCTCGAAAGGCTCGTGGACAGATACAACCTCCAGGGCATCAAGCTCTACACCGCCGAGTGGAAGGGCGAATCCAAGGGTTGGTCCTTGAAGGACGAGTGGGCCAAGCGGTATCTGGAGAAGTGCCACGAGCTCGGCGTCAAGAACATCCACGTCCACAAGGGACCGACCATCCGGCCGCTAAACAAAGACGCGTTCGACGTCGCGGACGTGGACGAGGCCGCCTCCGAGTTCACCGAGCTCAACTTCATCGTCGAGCACATCGGGCTGCCGCGCCTGGAAGATTTCTGTTGGATCGCGGTCCAGGAGCCAAACGTTTACGCGGGGATGGCGGTGGCCATGCCGTTCATGCACAGTCGCCCGAGATACTTCGCCGAGATCATGGGCGAGCTTCTGTACTGGCTGGATGAGGACAGAATCCTGTTCGCCAGCGACTACGCCATCTGGCATCCCAAGTGGCTCGTCGAGCAGTTCGTGGACTTCCAGATCCCCGAAGACCTGCAGTCCGAGTACGGGACGCTCACCCCGGACATAAAGCGCAAGATCCTGGGCCTCAACGCCGCCGCACTCTATGACATCGAGGTCCCGGAAGAGGTCCGTCAGCCGGCCGCGGTCGCCTCCGGTAGCGAGAGCAGCTACCCGGAGAGCCCGCTGTAA
- a CDS encoding iron-sulfur cluster assembly protein, translating to MPNGPTEAEILDALSGVRDPELDEPITDLKFVAGLQVSDDRVEVQLRLPTPFCAANFSYLMVADSREAVLGVPGVREARVSLDDHYAADEINSGVNDELGFDGAFPAEADGPDLEELRDTFRRKSFVARQEKLCRRLLSQGFSPAELAAMTIGDLPDSEETEKYVSRRAELGLDNGTEAPLIVDPDGRAIPEDAVIAHLRRAKMNRLSIEGNAGFCRSVLASRYGLSDMEEKA from the coding sequence ATGCCGAACGGACCTACCGAAGCAGAGATCCTGGACGCCCTCTCGGGCGTCCGGGACCCCGAACTCGACGAACCTATAACGGACCTGAAATTCGTCGCCGGTCTCCAGGTGTCCGACGATAGAGTCGAGGTCCAGCTGCGTCTCCCCACCCCTTTTTGCGCCGCCAACTTCTCATATCTCATGGTCGCGGACTCCAGAGAAGCGGTGCTCGGTGTGCCCGGCGTCCGGGAGGCCCGGGTCTCTCTGGACGACCATTACGCGGCCGACGAGATCAACTCCGGCGTGAATGACGAGTTGGGCTTCGACGGGGCGTTTCCCGCCGAGGCCGACGGGCCAGACCTGGAAGAGTTGCGCGACACGTTCCGCCGCAAGTCATTCGTCGCCCGCCAGGAGAAGCTGTGCCGGAGGCTGCTTTCTCAAGGTTTCTCCCCGGCGGAACTCGCGGCCATGACGATCGGGGATTTGCCCGATTCGGAAGAGACAGAGAAGTATGTATCCCGGCGGGCGGAGCTCGGGCTTGATAACGGTACGGAAGCGCCGCTCATAGTGGACCCGGACGGTAGAGCTATACCTGAGGACGCGGTGATCGCACACCTACGGCGCGCCAAGATGAACCGTCTTAGCATCGAAGGCAACGCCGGGTTCTGCAGGAGCGTCCTCGCCAGCCGTTACGGCCTATCCGACATGGAGGAGAAGGCATGA
- a CDS encoding NAD(P)-dependent alcohol dehydrogenase, producing MKAARLYAYDEKISPDSLKVEEVPEPEAKGPLDVVVHIGGAGLCRTDLHVIEGQWAPKTGIELPYILGHENAGWVHEVGSAVTSVSVGDAVIVHPLITCGLCRPCRAGDDMHCVAQEFPGITTDGGFAELLKTNARAVVKLPAGVEPADVAAHADAGLTAYHAVKKARMELLPGTKAVVIGAGGLGHIGIQSLKALTPAEIIVVDRSEEALQAAKKLGADQTVVADGGHVDTVLEMTDGAGADAIIDFVGEGGATTDGFAMLGRARNHYVIGYGENINVPTIDLISTERSFIGNLVGTYNDLAELMTLQAQGKVTLQTHTYQLDGVSDAIADLEGGRIPGGRGILVPSAA from the coding sequence ATGAAAGCAGCCAGGCTCTACGCCTACGATGAGAAGATAAGCCCGGACAGCCTGAAGGTCGAGGAGGTACCGGAGCCCGAGGCGAAGGGTCCGCTAGACGTGGTGGTGCACATCGGCGGTGCCGGACTCTGCCGCACGGACCTGCACGTAATAGAGGGTCAGTGGGCACCCAAGACCGGCATCGAGCTACCCTACATCCTGGGCCATGAGAATGCTGGCTGGGTACACGAGGTCGGCTCGGCGGTGACGAGCGTCTCCGTCGGGGATGCCGTGATCGTGCATCCTCTGATCACCTGCGGCCTGTGCCGCCCCTGCCGCGCCGGGGATGACATGCACTGCGTAGCACAGGAGTTCCCCGGGATCACCACCGACGGCGGCTTCGCCGAGTTGCTGAAGACCAACGCCCGAGCCGTGGTGAAGCTGCCCGCCGGCGTGGAACCGGCCGACGTGGCCGCCCACGCCGACGCCGGGCTGACCGCCTACCACGCCGTCAAGAAGGCCCGTATGGAGCTGTTGCCGGGCACGAAGGCTGTCGTGATCGGGGCCGGAGGCCTCGGGCACATCGGCATCCAGTCGCTAAAGGCGCTGACGCCGGCCGAGATCATAGTCGTGGATCGCTCCGAAGAGGCTCTGCAGGCGGCAAAGAAGCTCGGCGCGGACCAGACCGTAGTCGCGGACGGCGGGCACGTGGACACGGTCCTGGAGATGACCGACGGCGCGGGCGCGGATGCGATCATAGACTTCGTCGGCGAGGGCGGGGCCACGACGGACGGCTTCGCCATGCTAGGGAGGGCCCGCAATCACTACGTTATAGGCTACGGCGAAAACATAAACGTCCCGACGATAGACCTGATCTCGACCGAGCGCAGCTTTATCGGGAACCTCGTCGGCACCTACAACGACCTGGCCGAGCTAATGACGCTCCAGGCCCAGGGCAAGGTCACGCTCCAGACCCACACCTATCAGCTCGACGGCGTATCCGACGCCATAGCCGACCTGGAAGGCGGCCGCATACCAGGAGGCCGCGGCATCCTGGTCCCGAGCGCGGCGTAG
- a CDS encoding TIGR03557 family F420-dependent LLM class oxidoreductase, producing MKVGYKLIAEAYPPQEMVRQAVRAEEAGFDFVEISDHFHPWFDSQNHSGFVWSMLAAMAMRTERIELATGVTCPFIRYHPAIIAQAAATTALLAEDRFTLGVGSGERLNEHVVGQGWPPVSTRHEMFRESLEIIRLLWSGGYHSYEGKHLTLEDARVFDLPDIQPRIAVATGGPASARLAAELGDAIFVTEPRTDITDAYSRAGGDGPRYAEVPLAWAPDEAEAARSARELFRFGLTGWKVQAELPNPPNFEAATAFITEDDMREVFGCGPDASKHLAVAQQFVDAGYDHLALVNAGPDPDGFFDFFEKELAAPMRELTPSV from the coding sequence GTGAAGGTTGGCTACAAGCTGATAGCGGAGGCGTACCCGCCACAGGAGATGGTACGTCAGGCGGTACGCGCCGAGGAGGCCGGCTTCGACTTCGTCGAGATCAGCGACCACTTCCACCCCTGGTTCGACAGCCAGAACCACTCCGGTTTCGTGTGGTCCATGCTGGCCGCGATGGCGATGCGCACCGAGCGCATAGAGCTGGCGACCGGCGTCACCTGTCCCTTTATCCGCTACCACCCGGCGATAATCGCGCAGGCCGCGGCCACGACGGCGTTGCTGGCGGAGGACCGTTTCACTCTGGGAGTCGGGTCCGGAGAGAGGCTGAACGAGCACGTGGTCGGGCAGGGCTGGCCCCCGGTAAGCACGCGGCACGAGATGTTCCGGGAGTCGCTCGAGATCATCCGCCTGTTGTGGAGCGGCGGCTACCATTCCTACGAAGGCAAGCACCTGACGCTCGAAGATGCGCGGGTCTTCGACCTGCCCGATATCCAGCCCCGGATCGCGGTTGCCACCGGCGGCCCCGCCTCGGCCCGGCTGGCCGCCGAGCTCGGGGACGCCATCTTCGTGACCGAGCCCAGGACCGACATAACGGACGCCTACTCCAGAGCCGGCGGAGACGGACCGCGTTACGCCGAAGTGCCACTGGCCTGGGCCCCGGATGAGGCCGAGGCCGCCCGCTCCGCCCGGGAGCTTTTCCGTTTCGGGCTTACCGGGTGGAAAGTGCAGGCGGAGCTGCCGAACCCGCCCAACTTCGAGGCGGCGACCGCGTTCATAACGGAGGACGACATGCGGGAGGTCTTCGGCTGTGGCCCGGACGCCTCCAAGCATCTGGCGGTGGCCCAGCAGTTCGTGGACGCGGGCTACGACCACCTCGCCCTGGTAAACGCCGGGCCGGATCCGGACGGGTTCTTCGACTTCTTCGAGAAGGAGCTAGCCGCTCCGATGAGGGAGCTTACCCCCTCTGTCTGA
- a CDS encoding class E sortase, translating into MSGWRGIFILCGLALLVSGAVFTVLELRVPVPGGAGDSRTGPLRLSVPEMERVDGLPVATAQSGNEAALKKGPVRLAGTGLPSARESNVYISGHRLGYPGTGSFLVFRDLNVLRDGDNVVLRGGGRRYLYRVFERKVVGPGALSVTEPVDGRNIVSLQTCTLPDYRQRLVVRAELVRTTRV; encoded by the coding sequence GTGTCCGGATGGCGCGGCATCTTCATCCTCTGCGGCCTAGCTCTCCTGGTCTCCGGGGCGGTGTTTACGGTCCTTGAGCTGCGCGTTCCCGTTCCTGGTGGAGCCGGCGATAGCCGTACCGGCCCGCTACGGCTATCGGTGCCGGAGATGGAACGGGTAGACGGCCTGCCGGTTGCCACCGCCCAGTCCGGTAACGAAGCCGCGCTCAAGAAGGGGCCCGTACGTCTGGCGGGCACGGGGCTCCCCTCGGCCCGCGAGTCCAACGTGTACATCTCGGGTCACCGTCTCGGGTATCCCGGCACGGGTAGCTTCCTCGTCTTCCGGGACCTCAACGTTTTACGGGATGGCGACAACGTCGTGCTCCGCGGCGGCGGGCGACGCTATCTCTACCGGGTCTTCGAAAGGAAGGTGGTCGGTCCCGGGGCGCTATCGGTCACGGAGCCGGTAGACGGCCGTAACATAGTCAGCCTGCAGACCTGCACCCTGCCGGATTACCGGCAGCGGCTGGTGGTCCGCGCCGAGCTCGTGCGGACCACCAGGGTTTGA
- a CDS encoding PadR family transcriptional regulator, with translation MDERHLLILGLVREQRQHGYQIHEFIQKNLSNLTQMKKATAYAVLDRLEGGGYVRSETEQQGNRPPRKVYEVTPEGREAFVGLLRENLSGADRILMSGDVGLMFLDELPKEEVAGYLEKRLDDRERQIAELEKAPEYPGSLGPPLAIEHLLALNRADRDWLRAVINRLRHEIA, from the coding sequence ATGGACGAGCGGCATTTGTTGATACTGGGGTTGGTAAGGGAGCAGAGGCAGCATGGCTATCAGATCCACGAGTTCATCCAGAAGAACTTGAGTAACCTGACGCAGATGAAGAAGGCGACCGCTTATGCCGTCCTGGATCGCCTCGAGGGAGGCGGTTACGTCCGCTCGGAGACCGAGCAGCAGGGAAACCGCCCGCCGCGCAAGGTCTACGAGGTGACGCCGGAGGGCCGAGAGGCGTTCGTCGGGCTGTTACGAGAGAACCTCTCCGGCGCGGACCGTATCCTGATGAGCGGAGACGTGGGGCTCATGTTCTTGGACGAGCTGCCCAAAGAAGAGGTAGCCGGGTACCTCGAAAAGAGGCTCGATGACAGGGAGCGGCAGATAGCAGAACTAGAGAAGGCCCCTGAGTATCCCGGATCACTCGGACCGCCCCTCGCCATAGAGCACCTGCTGGCCTTGAACCGGGCGGATCGGGACTGGCTGCGGGCTGTGATAAATCGCCTCCGGCACGAGATTGCATAG
- a CDS encoding MFS transporter codes for MAQSAFEVSHSTASFMLLSVVVALGVGSPVVGTLLDRLGSRPVVFASAALLTAGMAGAGFFATNLTGYFASSVLVGLGLAGVLGAPLRYILLGEAGTSEKTSAQGILTVFTSTGQLSGGAVIGAVAASIGGGVAGFQAAFLVLAVVALILTLLSTRLKGHKEELATTQH; via the coding sequence ATGGCGCAGTCGGCCTTCGAGGTCTCCCACTCGACCGCGAGCTTCATGCTACTGTCGGTGGTGGTCGCCCTCGGGGTGGGCTCCCCCGTGGTCGGGACCCTGCTGGACCGGCTCGGTTCGAGGCCCGTGGTCTTCGCGAGCGCGGCGCTTCTAACGGCCGGAATGGCGGGCGCGGGATTCTTCGCGACGAACCTTACGGGCTACTTCGCCTCCTCCGTGCTGGTCGGTCTCGGGCTCGCCGGCGTGCTCGGCGCTCCCCTGCGCTACATCCTGCTCGGCGAGGCCGGAACCTCGGAGAAGACTAGCGCCCAGGGGATACTCACCGTCTTTACCAGCACCGGCCAGCTCTCCGGCGGGGCGGTAATAGGCGCGGTCGCGGCCTCGATCGGAGGCGGGGTCGCGGGCTTTCAGGCCGCGTTCCTGGTGCTTGCGGTGGTGGCCCTGATCCTGACCCTGCTCTCCACGAGGCTCAAGGGCCACAAAGAAGAGCTCGCGACCACCCAGCACTAG
- a CDS encoding HsmA family protein has product MLGFAIVTITIALILYTIGVWSERLGGRLRGWHLIFFYGGLIFDAIGTNRMSEIAGGFEPSLHGFTGLVALILMFVHAVWATVTLWRGHESTLEGFHRFSVIVWVIWLIPYTLGALLNTGLVG; this is encoded by the coding sequence ATGCTGGGATTCGCCATAGTCACGATCACCATCGCGTTGATTCTCTACACCATCGGAGTGTGGTCGGAGCGCCTGGGAGGACGCCTTAGGGGGTGGCACCTGATCTTCTTCTACGGCGGGCTCATCTTCGACGCCATCGGCACCAACCGCATGAGCGAGATCGCGGGCGGCTTCGAGCCGAGCCTGCACGGTTTTACCGGCCTCGTTGCGCTGATCCTCATGTTCGTGCACGCCGTATGGGCGACGGTGACGCTCTGGCGCGGGCATGAGAGCACGCTGGAGGGCTTCCACCGTTTCAGCGTCATCGTGTGGGTGATCTGGCTGATCCCCTACACTCTCGGGGCGCTCCTCAACACCGGCCTGGTTGGCTAA
- a CDS encoding P1 family peptidase, translating to MAAKPRRGPLDGICDVPGVRAGHADDREGLTGCTAVLFDAPAVVGVDVRGSAPGTRETDRLAPTASVRDTHALLLTGGSAFGLAAADGVTRLLEQQGRGLDLGVARIPLVSAAVIFDLMVGSAAARPDAAMGYEAALSARSEKLDRGSVGVGTGATVGKVLGLERAMKGGVGEASAVLEGGATVAALAVVNAFGDVRDSDGIIAGPRLKDGTPGDTVSLLERAAPGGSRGENTTLGIIVTDARLDKTDTTKVARMAHDGLARAVWPVHTSVDGDAVFTASVACESGREAATDVVGAWAAWAMQAAILDAVRSSTGVRGIPGLAD from the coding sequence GTGGCCGCAAAGCCACGCCGGGGCCCGCTCGACGGTATCTGCGACGTCCCCGGCGTCCGGGCCGGTCACGCCGATGACCGGGAGGGCCTGACCGGCTGCACCGCGGTCCTGTTCGACGCCCCCGCTGTGGTCGGGGTGGACGTGCGGGGCTCTGCGCCCGGCACCCGGGAGACCGACCGCCTGGCCCCGACCGCCAGCGTCCGTGACACCCACGCGCTCCTCCTGACAGGCGGCAGCGCCTTCGGCCTCGCAGCCGCCGACGGGGTAACGCGCCTGCTGGAGCAGCAGGGGCGGGGCCTGGATCTCGGCGTCGCCCGCATACCGCTCGTGTCGGCCGCCGTGATCTTCGACCTCATGGTCGGCTCTGCCGCCGCGAGGCCGGATGCGGCAATGGGCTACGAGGCCGCCCTATCGGCCCGTAGCGAAAAGCTGGATCGCGGCAGCGTCGGGGTGGGTACCGGGGCGACCGTCGGCAAGGTCCTGGGCCTTGAGCGGGCCATGAAGGGCGGCGTCGGCGAGGCTTCCGCCGTACTGGAAGGCGGAGCGACCGTCGCCGCCCTCGCCGTCGTCAACGCCTTCGGAGACGTGCGGGACTCCGATGGGATAATAGCCGGGCCGCGACTGAAAGACGGTACGCCCGGCGACACGGTGTCTCTGCTGGAAAGGGCCGCGCCGGGCGGGAGCCGGGGCGAGAACACGACGCTCGGCATAATCGTCACCGACGCCCGGCTGGACAAGACCGATACCACCAAGGTCGCCCGCATGGCCCACGACGGGCTCGCCCGCGCCGTGTGGCCGGTCCACACCAGCGTTGACGGGGACGCCGTCTTCACCGCCTCTGTCGCCTGTGAGAGCGGACGCGAGGCCGCGACGGACGTGGTCGGAGCCTGGGCCGCATGGGCGATGCAGGCAGCGATACTGGACGCCGTAAGATCCTCCACCGGCGTCCGGGGGATTCCAGGCCTCGCGGACTAG